One genomic region from Marmota flaviventris isolate mMarFla1 chromosome 6, mMarFla1.hap1, whole genome shotgun sequence encodes:
- the Guca1a gene encoding guanylyl cyclase-activating protein 1: MGNVVEGKSVEELSSTECHQWYKKFMTECPSGQLTLYEFRQFFGLKNLSPWASKYVEQMFETFDFNKDGYIDFMEYVAALSLVLKGKVEQKLRWYFKLYDVDGNGCIDREELLTIIQAIRTINPWSDTTMTAEEFTDTVFTKIDVNGDGELSLEEFMEGVQKDQELLDTLTRSLDLTGIVRRLQTGEPDDDVPGKDATEAAG; this comes from the exons ATGGGCAACGTGGTGGAGGGTAAGTCTGTGGAGGAGCTGAGCAGCACCGAGTGCCACCAGTGGTATAAGAAGTTCATGACCGAGTGTCCCTCTGGCCAGCTCACCCTCTACGAGTTCCGCCAGTTCTTCGGCCTCAAGAACCTGAGCCCCTGGGCCAGCAAGTACGTGGAGCAGATGTTCGAGACCTTTGACTTCAACAAG GACGGCTACATTGACTTCATGGAGTACGTGGCGGCGCTCAGCCTCGTCCTCAAGGGGAAGGTGGAACAGAAGTTGCGCTGGTACTTCAAGCTCTACGACGTCGACGGCAATGGCTGCATCGACAGGGAGGAGCTGCTCACCATCATCCAG GCCATTCGAACTATTAACCCCTGGAGCGACACGACCATGACTGCAGAGGAGTTCACAGACACCGTGTTCACCAAGATTGACGTCAATGGGGATG GGGAACTCTCCCTGGAGGAGTTCATGGAGGGCGTCCAGAAGGACCAGGAGCTCCTGGACACGCTGACACGAAGCCTGGACCTCACCGGCATCGTGCGCAGGCTCCAGACCGGCGAGCCGGATGACGATGTCCCTGGCAAGGACGCCACCGAGGCCGCCGGCTGA